One genomic region from Jilunia laotingensis encodes:
- a CDS encoding T9SS type A sorting domain-containing protein: MKRLLLSSILLCIVFGIYAQTTVETALPFEEGTVSFTFESSTGQNTVYYVYTAPAEQGKLLTVQTANGSATITLSEDGTYSTMISGINSGNVRIFPIKKGQKVYLAAGVYNESTVNFTAVLKDADVEGGATCGDAISATESDFFVPSYYDSKTYQTKPTFLSYACIDSGLLEMTFGSYPASLVVHEGCEGASESLAITNIGSKYVAKYAVETGKNYIVEVSLYSTPAMASFKLTHPTEGTSCDMPFIGKENNNVLPKATGKYWYQYTVGKNGFMLLASDNGLPGGNISIYKTCSDYSPYASIDGYFAIRCKVDAGATYLICIERADETGSDEMFDITVEDPKMGDSTESPIIIEAGSYTVPQYDGTYYYKVNVPEGDSRFLIVDAKAANLQNSNTSVKLYTLDNLYTPIAQGKDFIKNEVAGNTSYMIVWSCSEGLNSYSFTISYENIAQGDICSNPLPAKTGQNDLSVGAVKYCQYKTTKDGWLLIDTDITVGVSFPKSCQGYGDYDAVKVGTITKMEVTTGVDYLIKFDNIEEATHFTLSEEVYKEGESCSMAIPVEAGDTPLPENVLNHWYKYTATQDGKVTVTADILYEQSADSRKSSSVFVKSGDCSAYPVNITQTNSDGTWFEGQFVVEKDDVLLINIVTCSVQADKKLTLAIRDLLPGEACSLPIALTPGEVTFQEATRSNPVWYAISLQPGDFKVASANDFTLSLFKECNETTPLAQSNYYYDSTGESNSEYRLEYEVTAAGTYVLKLEMSYANTIVNVSGSAIVTGLDPISEGKYPVRVENNAIIVNPGDQSVNIDIYDFSGKKIQSRCISSYTSFIVPEGFYIIKIGNYIRKVIVRN, translated from the coding sequence ATGAAGAGACTATTACTTTCTAGTATTTTGTTATGCATTGTGTTTGGCATCTATGCTCAAACGACAGTGGAGACCGCACTTCCTTTCGAAGAAGGGACAGTTTCATTTACATTTGAAAGTTCTACGGGTCAAAATACCGTATATTATGTGTATACGGCACCTGCCGAACAAGGGAAATTGCTCACTGTGCAGACAGCTAATGGTTCTGCAACCATTACACTGTCTGAAGATGGAACCTATAGTACTATGATCAGTGGCATTAATAGTGGAAATGTTCGTATATTCCCTATTAAAAAAGGGCAAAAAGTATATCTTGCAGCTGGTGTTTATAATGAAAGTACCGTCAACTTTACAGCGGTTTTGAAAGATGCTGATGTGGAAGGAGGAGCCACTTGTGGGGATGCTATTTCTGCCACGGAGTCGGATTTTTTTGTTCCTTCTTATTATGATAGCAAAACGTATCAGACTAAACCTACATTTCTTTCTTATGCTTGCATAGATTCAGGACTATTGGAAATGACCTTTGGAAGCTATCCTGCATCTTTGGTGGTGCATGAAGGCTGCGAAGGTGCAAGCGAGTCATTAGCCATCACTAATATAGGTAGTAAATATGTAGCTAAATATGCGGTGGAAACAGGCAAGAATTATATAGTTGAAGTGTCATTGTATTCCACCCCTGCTATGGCAAGTTTCAAGCTGACTCATCCTACTGAAGGTACTTCTTGCGATATGCCGTTCATTGGTAAAGAGAATAATAATGTATTGCCCAAAGCAACCGGCAAATATTGGTATCAATATACGGTCGGTAAGAATGGTTTTATGCTCCTTGCATCTGATAATGGCTTGCCCGGAGGGAATATAAGTATATATAAAACTTGTTCCGATTATTCGCCATACGCCAGTATAGATGGATATTTTGCGATCAGGTGCAAAGTTGATGCAGGTGCTACTTATTTGATCTGTATAGAAAGGGCAGACGAAACGGGTTCTGATGAGATGTTCGATATTACAGTTGAAGATCCCAAGATGGGAGATTCGACAGAATCCCCGATAATAATAGAAGCCGGTTCTTACACAGTACCTCAATATGATGGTACCTATTATTATAAGGTAAATGTGCCTGAAGGAGATTCCCGCTTCCTTATTGTTGATGCAAAAGCGGCTAATTTACAGAACAGTAATACGAGTGTGAAGCTGTATACATTGGATAATCTGTACACTCCAATAGCTCAAGGTAAAGATTTTATTAAAAATGAAGTTGCAGGAAATACTTCTTATATGATTGTTTGGAGTTGCAGCGAAGGGCTTAATTCGTATAGTTTTACTATTTCGTATGAAAACATCGCTCAAGGTGATATATGTTCTAACCCTTTGCCTGCAAAGACTGGGCAAAATGACTTGTCAGTAGGGGCTGTGAAATATTGCCAATATAAAACGACTAAAGATGGTTGGCTTCTGATTGATACGGATATTACAGTAGGAGTAAGCTTCCCGAAATCATGTCAGGGATATGGAGATTATGATGCTGTAAAAGTCGGTACAATTACTAAAATGGAAGTTACGACCGGAGTTGATTATCTCATTAAATTCGATAATATCGAAGAAGCTACTCATTTCACTCTTTCTGAGGAAGTTTATAAGGAAGGTGAATCTTGCAGTATGGCAATTCCGGTAGAGGCCGGTGATACTCCACTTCCTGAAAACGTATTGAATCATTGGTATAAATATACGGCTACACAAGATGGTAAGGTTACTGTTACTGCCGACATTCTCTACGAGCAATCTGCTGATTCCCGTAAATCTTCTTCTGTGTTTGTCAAATCGGGAGATTGTTCGGCTTATCCGGTCAATATTACACAAACTAACAGTGATGGAACATGGTTTGAAGGACAATTTGTTGTAGAGAAAGATGATGTGCTGCTTATTAACATAGTAACTTGTTCGGTACAGGCAGATAAGAAGCTTACTCTTGCTATTCGTGACTTGCTGCCCGGTGAAGCTTGTTCTCTTCCGATTGCTTTAACTCCGGGTGAAGTGACATTTCAGGAAGCTACGCGGAGTAATCCGGTATGGTATGCCATTAGTTTGCAACCCGGAGATTTTAAAGTCGCTTCTGCAAATGATTTCACGCTATCATTGTTTAAAGAATGTAATGAAACCACTCCATTGGCTCAATCCAATTATTACTATGATAGTACAGGGGAAAGTAATTCTGAATATAGGCTTGAATATGAAGTTACTGCTGCGGGAACATATGTCTTGAAGCTGGAAATGAGCTATGCAAATACGATAGTAAATGTTTCCGGATCAGCTATTGTGACAGGTTTGGATCCCATATCCGAAGGTAAATATCCAGTTCGGGTAGAAAATAATGCAATTATTGTTAATCCGGGGGATCAATCGGTAAATATAGATATATACGATTTTTCAGGAAAGAAAATTCAATCCCGATGCATATCTTCTTATACATCGTTTATTGTACCGGAAGGTTTTTACATTATTAAGATTGGCAATTACATTCGAAAAGTTATTGTAAGAAACTAA